TTAGTTTCTTTTGAAGATGATTTGAAAGTTTACAGACTAACAAAGTTCATTAAGACTAACCAAGAAACTTCTATCAACCTGAAGCCTGCTGTTAAGAAAGGACAGAAAGTAGTAGAAGGCGATTTCTTAACTGAAGGTTATGCAACTCGTAATGGTGAGCTGGCCTTAGGTAAGAACCTGAAAGTAGCCTTCATGCCTTGGAAAGGTTACAACTTCGAGGATGCGATTGTAATCTCTGAAAGAGTTGTAAAAGAAGATATGTTTACTTCAGTTCACATTTCTGAATATGAACTGGAAGTACGTGATACGAAGTTGGGTGAGGAAGAATTGACTCCAGATATTCCAAACGTTTCTGAAGAAGCTACAAAAGATCTGGATGAGAATGGTATCATTCGCATTGGTGCTCAAATTAAGGAAGGTGATATCTTGATTGGTAAGATCACTCCTAAAGGTGAATCTGACCCAACACCAGAAGAGAAGTTATTGCGTGCCATCTTTGGTGATAAAGCTGGTGATGCGAAGGATGCTTCTCTGAAAGCACCAAACGGTGTGGAAGGTGTAGTGATCGGTAAGAAACTGTTCCAGAGAGCGAAGAAAGATAAGAACGCAAAAGTTCGTGAGAAAGCTGCCATTGAGAAGTTAGAAAAAGTACACGAAAAGAATGTGTCTGATCTAATGGAAGTATTGTTGGATAAACTACTGACATTATTGAAAGACAAAGCTTCTGCAGGTGTTTCTAACAACTTTGGCGAGGTGTTAATTGGTAAAGGCTCGAAGTTCACTCAGAAAAACCTTTCAGGTATTGACTACATGAACGTTAATCCGTTGGGTTGGTCTGGTGATGCGAAGATTGATGATCAAATCAACATTCTTCTTCACAACTATAGCATTAAGTACAACGAAGAACTAGGTCGTTACAAGCGCGAGAAATTCAACATCTCTATTGGTGACGAATTACCTGCAGGTGTACTGAAACTGGCTAAAGTATACATCGCTGTTAAGCGTAAGCTGAAAGTAGGTGATAAGATGGCCGGTCGTCACGGTAACAAGGGTATCGTTGCTAAGATTGTTCGTGCTGAAGATATGCCGTTCCTGGAAGATGGAACTCCTGTGGATATCGTATTGAACCCGCTGGGTGTACCTTCTCGTATGAACCTTGGACAGATCTATGAAACTGTGTTAGGTTGGGCTGGTATGGAATTGAGTACCAAGTTTGAAACGCCAATCTTTGATGGTGCTTCAACTGACGACATTGCTAAGTTCTGTGAGCAGGCTGGTATCCCAATGTTCGGTCACACATACTTGTATGATGGTGAAACCGGTGAACGTTTCCACCAGAAAGCTACTGTGGGTGTTATCTATGTTATCAAACTTCACCACATGGTGGATGATAAGATGCACGCACGTTCTATCGGACCATACAGCTTGATTACTCAACAGCCGCTGGGTGGTAAAGCGCAGTTCGGTGGTCAGCGTTTCGGTGAGATGGAGGTTTGGGCTTTGGAAGCATACGGTGCATCTAACATCTTACAAGAGCTGTTAACGATCAAGTCTGATGATATCATTGGCCGTGCTAAAACGTACGAAGCCATTGTGAAAGGTGAAAATATTCCTCGCGCTGGTGTACCTGAATCATTCAATGTATTGGTACATGAATTAAGAGGCTTAGGCTTGGATTTAAAATTCCATGACTAATAAGATCGTGAAACGTGAGACTCTAAATGTGAAAGTTTGAGTCTCGCGTTTCTTGATTCATTTTTCGCGAAAAAAGAATTAGAAACTTCAAATTAGAAATCAGCTAATATGGCTTTTAATAAAAGAGATAATCGTCCAAGACCATCGTTTTCAAAGATTACGATTGGTTTGGCTTCTCCCGACAGCATTTTAGAAAAAAGCTTTGGTGAAGTACTAAAGCCGGAGACCATTAACTATCGTACCTATAAACCTGAAAGAGATGGTTTGTTCTGCGAAAGAATTTTTGGTCCCGTAAAAGATTACGAGTGTGCTTGCGGTAAGTATAAGCGTATTCGTTATAAGGGCATCGTTTGCGACCGTTGTGGTGTAGAGGTAACTGAGAAGAAGGTACGTCGTGAGCGTATGGGCCATATTAAATTAGTAGTGCCTGTAGTTCATATCTGGTATTTCAAATCTCTGCCTAATAAAATTGGTTACCTGTTAGGAATGAGCTCTAAGAAATTAGAGTCTATTGTTTACTATGAGCGTTTTGTAGTAATTCAATCAGGTATCCGTGCTGATAAAGGTCAGAACTACGGCGACTTATTGACTGAAGAAGAGTATTTGGACATTTTGGATACCCTTCCAAAAGATAACCAATACCTGCCTGATGAAGATCCTAACAAGTTCGTAGCCAAAATGGGTGCGGAAGCTGTTAGTGACTTGTTGGCAAGAATCGACTTAGATCAGTTGTCTTATGATCTACGTAATGCAGCAGCAACAGAAACTTCTCAGCAACGTAAAGCGGACGCCTTAAAGCGTTTGTCTGTTGTAGAAGCTTTCCGTGATGCACAAACAAGAATTTCTAACCGTCCTGAATGGATGGTAATGCAATACATTCCGGTAATTCCACCAGAACTGCGTCCGTTAGTGCCGCTGGATGGTGGTCGTTTTGCGTCTTCTGACCTGAATGATTTATACCGTCGTGTAATTATCCGTAACAACCGTTTGAAGCGTTTGTTAGAGATTAAAGCGCCAGAAGTAATCTTACGTAACGAAAAGCGTATGTTACAGGAAGCGGTTGACTCTTTATTTGATAACAGCCGTAAGTCTAACGCCGTTAAAGCGGAAGGTGGCCGTGCCTTGAAATCACTTTCTGATGTATTGAAAGGTAAGCAAGGTCGTTTCCGTCAGAACTTGTTAGGTAAACGTGTTGACTACTCTGGTCGTTCTGTAATTGTAGTGGGACCTGAGATGAAGTTGCACGAGTGCGGTTTGCCAAAAGATATGGCTGCTGAATTATTCAAGCCATTTATCATTCGCAAGTTGATTGAAAGAGGTATCGTAAAAACAGTGAAATCAGCCCGTAAACTGGTTGATAAGAAAGAGGCTGTGGTTTGGGATATCTTAGAAAATATTTTGAAAGGTCACCCGGTAATGTTAAACCGTGCCCCAACGCTGCACCGTTTATCTATCCAGGCCTTCCAACCGAAGTTAGTAGAAGGTAAAGCGATTCAACTTCACCCGTTGGTAACAACAGCCTTCAACGCCGACTTTGATGGTGACCAAATGGCGGTACACGTGCCTCTGAGCCATGCCGCTATCTTGGAAGCTCAATTGTTGATGTTGGCTTCTCATAACATTTTGAACCCGCAGAACGGTACGCCAATCACCCTTCCTTCTCAGGACATGGTACTTGGTCTGTACTATATTTCTAAGGGTAAGAAATCAACTGAAACTGAAAAAGTTCGTGGTGAAGGAAAAGCTTTCTATAGCCAGGAAGAAGTTATCATTGCTTACAATGAAAAGCGTGTAGATCTACATGCGCATATTAAAGTAAAAGCAAATGTGCGTCAGGGTGAGCAATTGGTAAACAGATTAGTGGAAACTACTGTAGGTCGTGTATTGTTCAACCAATTCGTTCCATACGAAGTAGGCTATGTAAATGCCTTGTTGACCAAGAAAAACCTGCGTGAGATCATTGGTGATATCATTAAGATTACAAACGTTCCAAAGACGGCTAAGTTCCTGGATGATATCAAACAATTAGGTTTCCGTATGGCGTACTCTGGTGGTCTGTCATTCTCTATCAATGACTTGATCATCCCAGATATTAAGCAAGAATTACTGGATAACGCGAAGAATGAAGTAGACGAAGTGTGGGAAAACTACAACATGGGTCTAATTACAAACAACGAGCGTTATAACCAGATCGTAGATATTTGGTCTCGTGTGGATACCCGTATCACTGAAACATTGATCCGCGAATTAGCAACGGATAAGCAAGGTTTCAACTCTGTATACATGATGTTGGATTCCGGTGCCCGTGGTTCTAAGCAGCAGATCAAGCAGTTGGCTGGTATTAGAGGATTGATGGCAAAGCCACGTAAATCTGGTTCTACTGGTTCTGAGATCATTGAAAACCCGATCCTTTCCAACTTTAAAGGTGGTCTGAACGTATTGGATTACTTTATCTCTACGCACGGTGCTCGTAAAGGTCTTGCGGATACGGCCCTTAAAACAGCCGATGCCGGTTACCTGACCCGTCGTCTGGTAGACGTTGCACAAGATGTTGTAATCACTGAGGAAGATTGCGGTACACTACGTGGTATAGCTACTTCTGCATTGAAAGATAACGAGGATATCATTGAGCCATTGTCTGACCGTATTGAAGGTCGTACTTCAGTACACGATGTATATAATCCTGTAACGGAAGAATTAATCATTGCGGCTGGAAACGAGATCACTACTGATATTGCGAACTTGATTGAAGAAGTTGGTATTGAAACAGTAGAAATCCGTTCTGTACTGACATGTGAAGCCAAGCGTGGTACGTGTGTGAAGTGTTATGGTAAGAACCTGGCAACAGGTATTCTGGCTCAACGTGGTGATGCGGTTGGTATTATTGCTGCACAGTCAATCGGTGAACCTGGTACACAGTTAACACTACGTACCTTCCACGTGGGTGGTGTGGCTGGTTCTGCTTCAGTAGAATCTACATTGCCAGCTAAGTTTGACGGTACAGTGCAGTTTGATGGTGTACGTTCAGTAACAACCACGAATAACGAAGGTGATAAAGTACAAGTAGTAATTGGTCGTACAGGTGAAGTGAGAATCGTAGACGAGAAGAACGATCGCTTGTTAATCACTAACAACGTTCCTTACGGTGCTACTTTATTAGTGAAAGATGGTCAGAAGATCAAGAAAGGTGATGTAATCTGTACATGGGATCCATTCAATAACGTAATCGTAGCTGAACAAAATGGTAAGCTGAAGTTTGAGAATGTGCTTGAAGGTATTACGTTCCGTGAAGAGGCTGATGAGCAAACTGGTCACCGCGAGAAAGTGGTAATTGAAACCAGAGATAAAACTAAGATTCCATCAATTATTGTTGAAGGAAAAGATAAGAAATCATACAACTTACCTACAGGTAGCCATATCGTAGTTGACGAAGATGAGGATGTAAAAGCAGGTCAGGTTATTGTGAAGATCCCTCGTGTGTTAGGTAAGTTGAGAGATATCACCGGTGGTCTTCCACGTGTAACCGAGTTGTTTGAAGCTCGTAACCCAAGTAACCCTGCTATCGTATCTGAGATCGATGGTGTGGTAACCATGGGAGCAGTTAAACGTGGTAACCGTGAGATCATCATTGAAGCAAAAGATGGCGTAACCCGTAAATACTTAGTTCCATTGACTCGCCAGATCCTGGCACAAGATGGTGACTTTGTGAAGGCTGGTTCTCCATTATCTGATGGTCAGATTGCACCGCAGGATATTCTTTCTATTCAAGGTCCATTTGCCGTACAACAGTATGTGGTGAATGAGATCCAGGAAGTTTATCGCTTACAAGGTGTAAGAATTAACGATAAGCACATTGAGGTGATTGTGCGTCAGATGATGCGTAAGGTATCTATTGTAGATCCAGGTGATACGAAGTTCTTGGAAGATGATCTGGTTGATAAGTTTGAGTTCTTAGAAGAGAATGATTACATTTTCGATAAGAAGGTAATTACTGAAGCCGGAGAATCATCAAGAATGCGTCCTGGTCAGATTGTAAGTCTGCGTGAGATTCGTGAAGAGAATTCAATTTTACGTCGTAGCGATAAGACGTTGGTTGAATACCGTGATGCGAAGCCGGCTACATCTGCTCCAACCTTGTTAGGTATCACGAAGGCTTCATTAGGTGTAACCAGCTGGATTTCTGCAGCTTCGTTCCAAGAAACAACTAAAGTGTTGTCTTCAGCTGCGATCCAAGGTAAGACCGACGACATGCTAGGCTTGAAAGAAAACGTGATCACTGGTCACTTAATACCTGCAGGTTCTGGTCTGCGTGAATTCGATAACTTCATAGTAGGTAGCAAAGAAGAATATGAATTGCTGCAAACAGCTCGTGAAGCCATGAATTTCGACGAAGAAGAATAATCATTTATAAAGGCTTTTTATTAAGAACCCCACTTTTAGTGGGGTTCTTTTTGTATATAGCAATATTCATTTAAAAAAGCTTTACATGGGGACGGTTGGATTGTCCAGCTCAATTATATTATCAAAAGACTTCCAAGTGGCATTCATTTTTAGCCATTACATTATATCTGTTTTAGTTATTGCTATGGGCAATGTTGTTTTAAACTGTAAGAAAGGCTGCTATTTCGTACCTTTATAGACTACGCATTTGATTAATTATCGCCCTTCTTATTATACTTTTCTTTACTATTTCTTATGGGTTTATAACAGTAGATGGATAGCCTGATACGGGTCTAGTACGGGTAAGGTACGGGTAAGGTAGGGGTGAGATACGGGTGAACCTACAGGCTACCATGACGTTACTATGGCTTTACATAGGCTTTGCTATGAAGGTACATAGGCGGAGCTGTGAAGTAGTAGAGGAGTGATTATGGAGGTAGGCCATGGAGGAGTAGGATTGAGATTAGTCTGCCCAGCTATAATTTAGCATCATCTTCAAATTACCTGATAAACATTTATTCAGTGATCATAAGATTCTAATACGCTAATCAAAGTGCGTTTTAATAGCTTATCCCTTTAATAAAATGACCTCGTAGTTACAAGTACGAGGTCATTTTATTGTGTTTATTATGCTTTGCTATCGTCGACTGCCGGTGATAGCCGTATAAATAGCCAAGGCCAAAACTGCACCGCCTGTGGCTACTAAAATACTGTAAAGATTAAAGCCATCAACTGTGCCCCAGCCAAACTGGGTGGCTATCCAACCGCCTAAAACAGCACCAATAATTCCAATAAACATCGTAACAAAACATCCCTGAGGATCTCTACCCGGATGAAGGGCCTTTGCAATAGCCCCAGCCACTAAGCCTAGCAGCACCCATGAAATAATACCCATACCCTTTAATTTAAGCTTTAACAATTATTAGCCTTTACGCAAAGGGTGTACCTGCTGTTAATCGTTTGAAAAAGTTGTTATTGTAAAAGCGCGTCCGTATCATTTTGCCCCTTATTTTGCACAAAATTGTTCTTGAATGAAAAACGGCTTACTTATTTTAAACGTCGTGCTTTTAGCATTGGTTGGTGTTCTTTTTTACCTACATTTCTCTTCTAAGAACCCATCAGCTGCAAAGACTGCTAATAATCAAACAACTGCTGCTGCCAATACTCCCGGTTTTAAGATTGCTTATTTTGAAATGGATTCGGTAGAGAACTCCTTTCAAATGGTAAAGGATGTAAAGGCTGAACTGACAAAAAAAGAAGAAGCTATTGGATCTGAATTAGAGCGTTTAGAAAAGAATTACCGTAGTAAGGTAGCCCAATATCAAGCGCAAGCTCAAGGTAACAATATGACGCAGGTGCAATCTGAGATGGCTCAACGTGATGTTATGCAAATGCAGCAAAGTATGCAAAGCCGTCGTCAATCACTTGAGCAAGAGTACCAAGATCTGCAAATGCGTAAGTTGAAAGATGTAAAAGCTAAGATTGAAGATTATCTTAAGCAGTATAATAATGATAAAAATTATACTTACATTTTTGCGTATGAGCCAGGTATCTTTTATTATAAAGACACTACTTATAACATTACAGGAGATATTATTAAAGGTTTAAATCAACTGTATACAAAGAAATAAGATTACTGATACCGCAGATTGAGTATGAAGTTTGCGGATTGATCATAAAGTATTTTAAAGAAGGTCCCGCCATTTGGCGGGATTTTTCGTGACCGCGGATTTGATGGATTTATGGGATTAACAGGATTACCATTTTTTAGAATAAATGATAGTATGCTGGAGGAAGAATGGATTGGAAGTATTTGAAAAGATGAAAAGGCTTGTAATTCGTTATTTCTGGGCTTATAAATGGGGTAGTTGTCTAAATCCTTGAATTCTGTTTCAAAATCATATATATCAGCGGTCTTTCTTATCTTGACGTAAAATTGATTGCTAGTGATGGAAACTATTGAAACTATTGCCACGCCTCAAAAGGCCATTCAAGAGGATAAAGATTTTAAACGGTCTTTGGGGTTATTAGATGCTACGATGATTGTAGCAGGCTCTATGATAGGGTCGGGTATTTTTATTGTGAGTGCTGATATAACCCGTAATGTAGGAAGTGCGGGTTGGTTAGTGGCTGTGTGGTTAATAACCGGCTTTATGACCATAACGGCAGCTTTGAGTTATGGTGAGTTAAGCGGCATGTTCCCTAAAGCTGGTGGTCAGTATGTGTATTTGAAGGAGGCCTATAATCCACTTGTTGGGTTTTTGTATGGCTGGAGTTTCTTTGCCGTAATTCAAACGGCCACTATTGCCGCAGTGGGTGTGGCTTTCGCCAAGTTTACCGCCTACCTGATTCCCTCGTTAAGTGAAGACCTGGTAGCAATAGATCTAGGGTTTCGAACCATATCTCCCGCGCAATTATTATCCATAGTTGTGATTGTTTTACTTACTTATATCAACACCCGTGGGGTAAAGAATGGTAAGATAATCCAGACCACTTTTACCATGACTAAGCTTTTGAGCCTGTTTGGTTTGATTGCATTTGGCTTGATCATGGCAAAAGGAGATGTATGGACAGCCAACTGGAGTAATGCATGGGATTTACATGGATTAGCAAAAGATGGCAGCGTTACATCTTATACAATGGTGGCGGCATTGGGTGCCATAGCAGCTGCCATGGTAGGCTCAATATTTAGTAGTGATGCCTGGAATAATGTAACCTTTATAGCCGGGGAGATTAAAAACCCTAAACGCAATATTGGCTTGAGTTTATTCCTGGGAACTCTTATTGTAACACTGATTTATGTAACTGCCAATATTATGTATACGGCAGTTTTGCCTTTACAAGAGATTGCTGCTGCTGATAAAGACAGGGTAGCTGTAGCCGCTTCTCATGCCATCTTTGGTAATGTTGGAACTATTGTAATAGCCTTAATGATCATGGTATCTACCTTTGGCTGTAACAACGGATTGATCCTGGCAGGTGCCCGTGTGTATTATACCATGGCACAGGATGGATTATTCTTCAAGCAGACGGGGCATTTAAATAAGGCTGCAGTACCAGAGACCGCGTTGTGGATTCAGTGTATAGCTGCATGTATCTGGAGTTTGAGTGGAAACTATGGACAGCTGCTTGATATGATATCTTTTGTAGTGGTGATGTTCTACATGCTTACGATAGCTGGCATTTTTATCTTGCGCAAGAAGCGCCCGGATATGGAGCGTCCATATAAAGCATTTGGTTATCCTGTAATGCCAATCCTGTATATTCTGATGGGATTAGCTTTCTGTATTTTATTGATCATCTATAAACCTGAGTTTACATGGCCAGGTTTGATCATTGTGTTAGCTGGAATTCCAATTTATTTCATTGCTTTGTCGCGCCAAAAAAGGCTTGTCTAACTAGATGAAGGATTTACAGCAGTTATTTGCAACGTTTAAAGAGGTTAAAGTAGGAGTGATTGGTGATGTGATGTTGGATACCTACATGTGGGGGCATGTGGAAAGGATTTCACCTGAAGCACCTGTTCCTATTGTTTCACTGGATAAGAAAGAGTACAGAATAGGTGGTGCAGGTAATGTAGCGTTGAATTTGCATTCATTAGGCGCACAAGCATATGTATTATCAGTAACGGGAAAGGATGAAGATTCCGTAAACCTGAATGCCTTATTTGCACAATGTGGCATTAATGTTCAATACTGTATTCAAAGTACAAGTAGAATTACAACCAATAAAACGCGCATTATTAGTCGCAATCAGCAAATGATGCGATTGGATAATGAAATTACATTCGACCTAAACCGGGAAGAAGAAGCCGCTTTATTGGACAAGGTTGAGCAATTCATTGTAGCTGAAAAGCCTGATATTATCATCCTTGAGGATTATAACAAGGGTGTGTTGACTGAAGCCGTCATTAGAAGTGTGATTAGCATTTGTAAAAAGGCTGGTGTATTAACTGCCGTAGATCCAAAGCGCAAGAACTTCTTTACTTACAAAGGTGTAGACCTATTTAAGCCTAACCTTAAGGAGGTAAAAGAGGCGTTAAACATGCTCTTTACGGATGCTGATCATGCGTTGCTGGAAAGTATCCACGCAGAACTGCATAACCTGTTGCACCATAGGATCTCCTTTATTACGCTTTCCGAAAAAGGGGTGTTTTATAAGGATGGAGAGGAAACTAAACTGATTCCTTCGCATGTGCGGAACATAGCTGATGTTTCAGGGGCGGGTGATACGGTAATTGCTGTAGCCGCTTTGGTATATGCTGCTACAAAAGATGTATACCTGATGGCCGCTATTGCTAATATTGCCGGGGGACTGGTTTGTGAAGAGGTTGGGACAGCTGCCATTGATCCAAAGCGTCTATTGGAGGAGAGTGAGCTTCTTATTCAATAAGACAGTGCTCTGTTCTGCATTAACAAGAATTACAACATCAATTGCGCCTTCTTTCATTGTAAAAAGGCGCAATTTTGTTTATTAGATATTCACTTTCAATACTTAGATACTCATGTCGACATTTACAATAGCTATACATGGCGGTGCTGGTACCATTTTGAAAGAAGATATGACGCCGGAGTTGGAAAAGGCGTACATGGATGCACTTAACGATGCTTTGGAGGCGGGGTATGGAGTTTTGCAAAGAGGGGGAAGTGCCGTAAATGCTGTGAAAGCTGCTTGTATTTTGTTAGAAGACAATGTCTTGTTTAATGCGGGTAGGGGCTCTGTTTTTACTAAACAGGGATTGCAGGAAATGGATGCTGCCATTATGGATGGCGCCAATTTAGATGCAGGAGCAGTTGCCGGTGTACGTAATGTGCGTAATCCTATTGCATTGGCCATTGAAGTAATGCAGCATAGTAACCACGTTTTCTTAAGCGGGCAAGGAGCTAACGATTTTGCTTTACAACAGGGCATTAAGCTTGAGGCGGATGATTATTTCTATTCACAGTTTCGGTATGATCAATGGAAAGCAGTGAAGGATACCGACGACTATGTGATGGATCATCAGCATGAGTCAAAGGATGAGTTGATACGTGATAAAAAGTTTGGTACCGTAGGAGCTGTTGCCTGTGATAGTAATGGAAATATTGCAGCGGCAACAAGTACTGGTGGTATGACCAATAAGAAATGGGGACGTATTGGAGATAGTCCTCTTATTGGTGCTGGGACTTATGCTAATAACGCAACCTGCGCCATTAGTTGTACAGGGCATGGTGAGCTATTTATCCGCTCTGTAGCGGCCTATGATGTTAGTTGCCTGATGGAATACAAAGGCCTCAGCCTACAAGATGCTATGGACATAGTAGTGCGGGATAAATTAGTAAAGATTGGTGGGGAAGGGGGGATGATTGGTGTAGATGCAAAGGGTAACTTTGCTATGCCCTTTAATAGTGCCGGTATGTATAGAGGCGCTAAAAGTAGTATGGGACGATTTGAAGTTTTGATTTATAAATAAAGTTTTACAATAAACAAGAGAAATCTATTTAATTTTCATTGCTGGTAAATGCCAGACAAATAAAGGCTAATTAATTAAAATGCTATGAAGAAATATGCAATAATCGTTGCTGGTGGTGTTGGTACAAGAATGGAAAGTGCAACGCCTAAACAGTTTCTCCTTTTACATGATAAGCCAGTTCTATATTATACCATCAGAACTTTTTTGGAGGCATATGATGATTTGAAAATCATCCTAGTGCTTCCTGAAGATTATACAGATATGGGGCGTGAGATTATTGATGCTTACTTTGATTATAACCGCATTCAAATTACAGCAGGTGGAGAAACCCGGTTTCATTCTGTGAAAAATGGTTTGCGGTTGTTAGATGAAGATGGGATTGTTTTTGTACATGATGGGGTACGTTGTTTGTTAACAACTGAACTTATTCACCGTTGTTATGAAAAAGCATTAGAAAATGGAAGTGCCATTCCTGTGGTGCCAGTAAAAGATAGCGTACGCTTACTATCTGGCGAGAGTAATGAGGCGATAGAACGCAATAGGGTAGTTTTGGTTCAAACTCCTCAAACTTTCCACAGTCGCATCTTATTACCTGCCTTTGAAATTGATTACAAAGAACGTTTTACCGATGAAGCATCTGTCGTGGAGTCCTTTGGATTAAAAATAGAACTGGTGGGAGGCGAGGAAAATAATATCAAAATCACTCGACCTATTGATTTAGTAGCGGCAGAAAGTTTACTCTCTATGGCACAATCACTTCATAATGATTAGTCGATTGAACCTAGCTGTTTCAAAGCTTTTGTTCTGTTATAAGATATCTTTAAACACATTAACATTTTTAAAGTTACTCTGGAATACAAAGCGGTTTTCATTGTTTCCAAATCAGTCGTATTTAATTAGTGAAATACCAACTTCTTATGAGCTAAAGTTGAATGGTTTTGTGCGTGAGTTATACTTGCGTACTTATGCTGGGGATATTGCAATACTTTATGAGATTTTTTGGCAAAAAGCATATGATAGATTTACAATTAATTATGCCTCTTTAGAAACAATTGTTGATCTAGGCGCAAATGTTGGATTAGCAAGTTTGTTTTTTAAATCCGTTTCTCCTCAAGCCAGCATCTTAGCAGTAGAGCCCGAAAGTAAAAACTTTGAGGTTCTTCAAAAGAACTTGAAAAAGATAATTAACTCTGAAAATATAATTGCCATAAAAGCTGCGGTGAACTATGTTGATGGTCCTTTAGCGTTGAAAAGAGAGCGCTTTGCATTTAATACCAAAATTGATAGTTCATTTAAAGGGGAAACTATTGAAGGTATTTCTTTAAATACGCTTTTTAACAGATATAATCTTCGTAAGGTCGATTTACTTAAAATAGATGTAGAGGGGTTTGAACATCAGATTTTTAGCGCAAATTTAGATTGGATAGATAAGGTTGAAAATATTATTATTGAAGTACATTCAGAAAAAGATTATCGTACCTGCATTGATACACTTACTCAAAAGGGATTTACTATTAAGCCTCTAAAACAAAATATTGAACAGGAAAATATTTACTGGGCATCTAGATAGGTTTACATTTATCTAGATGCTTTCTTATCAATTAAGAACCCAATTTTTATATAAATGTGGGACCAGCTCATTTTATTTTTTTAACCACCTGATAGGTTTAGGCAAACTGTTTCTTCTGATATGTAAATATTCTATAGGGTAAGATCCAAATTGAAGATCAAAAAAAGCAATGCCTGGTAAATCGGAGCCTTCAAACCGAAAGATCTTTTGTGAGCCGGCAACATTTTGAATAGCAGCATCGGTAAGTGCATAAAAGGCGCCGATGCTCTTTCCTTTTTCAGTACTTCCTCCGAGGATAGAATAAACAAATCTTTTGTCGGTATAGAGCAAATAAAAGCCAAGAACCTCATTACTCTTGGTGTGGGCCATATATGTTTGGG
This genomic interval from Flavisolibacter tropicus contains the following:
- the rpoC gene encoding DNA-directed RNA polymerase subunit beta', coding for MAFNKRDNRPRPSFSKITIGLASPDSILEKSFGEVLKPETINYRTYKPERDGLFCERIFGPVKDYECACGKYKRIRYKGIVCDRCGVEVTEKKVRRERMGHIKLVVPVVHIWYFKSLPNKIGYLLGMSSKKLESIVYYERFVVIQSGIRADKGQNYGDLLTEEEYLDILDTLPKDNQYLPDEDPNKFVAKMGAEAVSDLLARIDLDQLSYDLRNAAATETSQQRKADALKRLSVVEAFRDAQTRISNRPEWMVMQYIPVIPPELRPLVPLDGGRFASSDLNDLYRRVIIRNNRLKRLLEIKAPEVILRNEKRMLQEAVDSLFDNSRKSNAVKAEGGRALKSLSDVLKGKQGRFRQNLLGKRVDYSGRSVIVVGPEMKLHECGLPKDMAAELFKPFIIRKLIERGIVKTVKSARKLVDKKEAVVWDILENILKGHPVMLNRAPTLHRLSIQAFQPKLVEGKAIQLHPLVTTAFNADFDGDQMAVHVPLSHAAILEAQLLMLASHNILNPQNGTPITLPSQDMVLGLYYISKGKKSTETEKVRGEGKAFYSQEEVIIAYNEKRVDLHAHIKVKANVRQGEQLVNRLVETTVGRVLFNQFVPYEVGYVNALLTKKNLREIIGDIIKITNVPKTAKFLDDIKQLGFRMAYSGGLSFSINDLIIPDIKQELLDNAKNEVDEVWENYNMGLITNNERYNQIVDIWSRVDTRITETLIRELATDKQGFNSVYMMLDSGARGSKQQIKQLAGIRGLMAKPRKSGSTGSEIIENPILSNFKGGLNVLDYFISTHGARKGLADTALKTADAGYLTRRLVDVAQDVVITEEDCGTLRGIATSALKDNEDIIEPLSDRIEGRTSVHDVYNPVTEELIIAAGNEITTDIANLIEEVGIETVEIRSVLTCEAKRGTCVKCYGKNLATGILAQRGDAVGIIAAQSIGEPGTQLTLRTFHVGGVAGSASVESTLPAKFDGTVQFDGVRSVTTTNNEGDKVQVVIGRTGEVRIVDEKNDRLLITNNVPYGATLLVKDGQKIKKGDVICTWDPFNNVIVAEQNGKLKFENVLEGITFREEADEQTGHREKVVIETRDKTKIPSIIVEGKDKKSYNLPTGSHIVVDEDEDVKAGQVIVKIPRVLGKLRDITGGLPRVTELFEARNPSNPAIVSEIDGVVTMGAVKRGNREIIIEAKDGVTRKYLVPLTRQILAQDGDFVKAGSPLSDGQIAPQDILSIQGPFAVQQYVVNEIQEVYRLQGVRINDKHIEVIVRQMMRKVSIVDPGDTKFLEDDLVDKFEFLEENDYIFDKKVITEAGESSRMRPGQIVSLREIREENSILRRSDKTLVEYRDAKPATSAPTLLGITKASLGVTSWISAASFQETTKVLSSAAIQGKTDDMLGLKENVITGHLIPAGSGLREFDNFIVGSKEEYELLQTAREAMNFDEEE
- a CDS encoding GlsB/YeaQ/YmgE family stress response membrane protein, whose translation is MGIISWVLLGLVAGAIAKALHPGRDPQGCFVTMFIGIIGAVLGGWIATQFGWGTVDGFNLYSILVATGGAVLALAIYTAITGSRR
- a CDS encoding OmpH family outer membrane protein — translated: MKNGLLILNVVLLALVGVLFYLHFSSKNPSAAKTANNQTTAAANTPGFKIAYFEMDSVENSFQMVKDVKAELTKKEEAIGSELERLEKNYRSKVAQYQAQAQGNNMTQVQSEMAQRDVMQMQQSMQSRRQSLEQEYQDLQMRKLKDVKAKIEDYLKQYNNDKNYTYIFAYEPGIFYYKDTTYNITGDIIKGLNQLYTKK
- a CDS encoding APC family permease, with amino-acid sequence METIETIATPQKAIQEDKDFKRSLGLLDATMIVAGSMIGSGIFIVSADITRNVGSAGWLVAVWLITGFMTITAALSYGELSGMFPKAGGQYVYLKEAYNPLVGFLYGWSFFAVIQTATIAAVGVAFAKFTAYLIPSLSEDLVAIDLGFRTISPAQLLSIVVIVLLTYINTRGVKNGKIIQTTFTMTKLLSLFGLIAFGLIMAKGDVWTANWSNAWDLHGLAKDGSVTSYTMVAALGAIAAAMVGSIFSSDAWNNVTFIAGEIKNPKRNIGLSLFLGTLIVTLIYVTANIMYTAVLPLQEIAAADKDRVAVAASHAIFGNVGTIVIALMIMVSTFGCNNGLILAGARVYYTMAQDGLFFKQTGHLNKAAVPETALWIQCIAACIWSLSGNYGQLLDMISFVVVMFYMLTIAGIFILRKKRPDMERPYKAFGYPVMPILYILMGLAFCILLIIYKPEFTWPGLIIVLAGIPIYFIALSRQKRLV